The Methanobacterium lacus genome includes a region encoding these proteins:
- a CDS encoding DUF530 domain-containing protein, protein MNESVLIAKTEKFLDGIRRNPLKIDNINNFKDFINIYHQLKNTLDDLLELRDTMEIKGYKTPYKSLMKYGRTSKSEMKVDDIYDVNKHTQYFRMNAAAKKNILDRVKSAIASHKIAIGHLEEYAVFSCGNCGENINGHELETLVNGNCKCGSDQIQMKVNDQGIYRLEIINYLPLSGDYMVKMSELSPLGRDAFRRIVRSLKQEKRGIVKTVSMVIKVFQGDRWVRKRVNIDADDQMNYEREIRNKYGSDARIEFMQFHRKKPSLINDKHVQTALSIAYVRLAENKAGQVFGSVLEANITNMNKLERYDHVLKESRELARKLVEDPDDIEQIKKEILEDRLFKEGLEENGKLDKELRKDITVREKLRSEIYLEVPRILILWDILRWYITSSFDRRNKYVGPFPNIRPSLDTNQLRAFEDFNPDVVEILKGYMHEKIEYVSNMKNVLMKKFEIENKMKGLHVKTNPNAAGAALLNTEGKLPLEAAARVFNTDPKDVEAEITKFKTFGKPQTKKAKKFLDLIKS, encoded by the coding sequence ATGAATGAATCAGTACTGATTGCAAAAACAGAAAAATTCCTAGACGGAATAAGACGCAACCCCCTTAAAATTGACAACATCAACAACTTCAAAGACTTCATAAACATCTACCACCAGCTTAAAAACACCTTGGACGACTTGTTAGAACTGAGGGATACCATGGAGATCAAGGGTTACAAAACACCCTATAAATCTCTCATGAAGTACGGCAGAACAAGCAAATCAGAGATGAAGGTTGATGACATCTACGATGTTAACAAACACACACAGTACTTCAGAATGAATGCTGCAGCTAAAAAGAACATACTCGACAGGGTTAAATCTGCCATTGCATCCCATAAAATAGCAATTGGACATCTTGAGGAGTACGCAGTATTTTCCTGTGGAAACTGTGGTGAGAACATTAACGGCCACGAACTTGAAACCCTGGTAAACGGCAACTGCAAATGTGGCTCAGACCAGATACAAATGAAAGTGAATGATCAAGGTATTTACAGGCTTGAAATCATCAACTACCTCCCACTTTCCGGGGATTATATGGTTAAGATGAGTGAACTCAGCCCCCTAGGAAGGGATGCTTTTAGAAGAATAGTGAGAAGCCTCAAACAGGAAAAAAGAGGGATTGTCAAAACAGTTTCCATGGTTATCAAGGTGTTCCAGGGAGATAGATGGGTTAGAAAACGTGTTAATATTGATGCAGACGATCAGATGAACTACGAACGTGAAATACGTAATAAATACGGATCAGATGCAAGAATAGAGTTCATGCAGTTTCACAGGAAAAAACCATCACTCATAAATGATAAACATGTTCAAACTGCCCTTTCCATAGCATACGTTAGACTAGCCGAAAACAAAGCCGGCCAAGTTTTTGGAAGTGTGTTGGAGGCCAATATAACGAACATGAACAAACTTGAACGTTACGATCACGTGTTGAAGGAATCAAGGGAACTTGCAAGGAAACTGGTTGAAGATCCAGATGATATTGAACAGATCAAAAAGGAAATACTCGAAGACAGACTCTTCAAGGAAGGACTAGAAGAGAATGGTAAGCTCGATAAAGAACTTAGAAAGGACATAACAGTCCGTGAAAAGTTAAGATCTGAGATCTACCTGGAGGTACCGCGAATACTCATACTCTGGGATATACTCAGATGGTACATCACATCAAGCTTCGACAGAAGAAACAAGTATGTAGGACCCTTCCCAAACATCAGACCATCACTAGACACTAACCAGCTCAGAGCCTTTGAAGACTTCAATCCCGATGTAGTGGAAATCTTAAAGGGATACATGCACGAGAAAATTGAATACGTTTCAAACATGAAGAATGTCCTCATGAAAAAATTTGAAATAGAAAACAAGATGAAGGGCCTTCACGTTAAAACCAATCCCAATGCAGCTGGAGCAGCACTTTTAAACACCGAAGGCAAACTACCGCTTGAAGCAGCTGCTAGGGTGTTCAACACAGACCCTAAAGATGTAGAAGCTGAAATAACTAAGTTTAAAACCTTCGGAAAACCCCAGACTAAGAAGGCTAAAAAATTCCTTGATTTAATAAAGAGTTAA
- a CDS encoding helix-turn-helix domain-containing protein has product MTEILYINEPLSSRKIMEVLDNNPDLKKINCPISIYSRIAKKYIEALDELGIEVEPVLKRGRPKKYSSSEASKIQVMLDKGESPKEISKKLNLPVKTVYYLKNSSLKRGRKVKYSAEKTKEVKRLYSKGMPAKKISEKLKIPLRTVYLLLKR; this is encoded by the coding sequence TTGACGGAAATACTGTACATCAATGAACCGCTTTCATCTAGAAAGATTATGGAAGTGCTGGACAACAACCCTGATCTAAAGAAGATCAACTGTCCCATAAGTATCTACTCCAGAATAGCTAAGAAGTACATCGAAGCACTGGATGAACTTGGTATAGAGGTGGAACCAGTACTTAAAAGAGGCAGGCCTAAGAAGTACAGCTCTTCAGAGGCCTCAAAAATTCAGGTAATGCTTGATAAAGGTGAGAGTCCCAAGGAAATTTCAAAGAAACTCAACCTCCCAGTGAAGACAGTATACTACTTGAAAAACAGCAGCCTAAAAAGGGGTCGTAAAGTAAAGTACAGTGCAGAAAAAACTAAAGAGGTTAAAAGACTCTACAGCAAGGGAATGCCCGCCAAAAAAATCTCTGAAAAACTTAAAATACCACTTAGAACAGTTTACCTACTCTTGAAACGTTGA
- a CDS encoding flavodoxin family protein — MKIIGLTGSPREGSNTEVLVNEILKGASEAGAETKSYNLVKMDIKPCIACMHCKTHGSQCATEDDMQEFYKELRESDGFVVGSPLYFGQMSAQAKLLIDRLFAFYNPEAGDMERKKVAFTFSQGNPDEATFKDYYDYIRNVFEMAYDLVDVLVSKGNQLPGDVKNNEHNLAKAKKIGKEMASKMF, encoded by the coding sequence ATGAAAATTATAGGTTTAACAGGTAGTCCAAGAGAAGGAAGCAACACCGAAGTCCTGGTTAATGAAATACTTAAGGGAGCATCAGAGGCAGGAGCCGAAACAAAAAGTTATAATTTGGTTAAAATGGACATAAAACCATGTATAGCATGTATGCACTGCAAAACTCACGGTAGCCAATGTGCTACAGAAGATGATATGCAGGAGTTCTACAAAGAGTTAAGAGAATCTGATGGTTTTGTCGTGGGTTCACCACTCTACTTCGGTCAGATGTCGGCCCAGGCCAAACTTTTAATAGACAGATTATTCGCATTTTACAATCCTGAAGCCGGAGATATGGAGAGAAAGAAGGTGGCATTCACATTTTCACAGGGTAATCCTGATGAGGCCACGTTTAAAGATTACTATGACTACATCAGAAACGTGTTTGAAATGGCCTACGATCTGGTGGATGTTCTAGTTTCCAAGGGAAATCAATTGCCGGGAGATGTTAAAAATAACGAACACAACCTTGCAAAG